TACAAATCCAGAAGATTTAGATTTTGAAGGCTGACATGTCTGGTGGATCCCTTCCATATGCATTTGAGCTCAGGTAACCATAACAGCTGTAACAGTGTTATAGATGACAGCAACGGCAACTCCTTCTCCTCACTGCTTCCTTCATCATCCTCACCCAATTCAAATACCTCCTCCACTGATTTACAGCTATCAACAATCACCTCctttagatttttcaaaacttgCCGCAGTTTTGCTGGAAATAGAGTGAAAACATCCCCACAATCCCTCACTTTTACAAATTCTAATTTATGTAAGAAGCCTTTTTGGGTCATCTGATTAGAGAgcaattctatattttttaaaccctCTAAACTCTCAAAAGCAATTTGAGACACTGTAGGAAACAACTGCTCAAATATCTTCGCATTTAAGGATGTACCTCCCAAAATTAATCTTGTCGAGGTTGGGTATCGTCCTGCCTCAAACTGATCCCTAAGCTTTATATCATATTCTTTAGCATTCcataattttatatcatatttgagCAAGctgggaaaaacaaaatctctggGAATGCATTCAACCTTCGGTATCCTCAATGATAATACAGCTAAACGAGACAATGAGTTTAGTTCTTTTAGGCTTGCATTCATTCCTCCTGTGCTGTCACATCCATCAACATCCCATCCCTCAAAGCTGCGACCCCCGATCAACAGCTCTTCTAACTTCTTCAACCTTCCAATCAAATTCACAGGGATCCTTCTTAGTCTTCGACAACCTCTCACATCCAACAACCTTAACTCCTTGAGCTCTCCTATTTCATCAGGTAATTCTTCAATGGATAAGCAATGTATAAAACCAAGAATCTTAAGTCTCTGCATATTTCTCAACCAAATGAGGTTCTTGCATCCACACCAGATCAACACCAACGATTGAAGTTTCGTTGAGAGTTCAAGTGATTGCAATGACAAACGCCCTCCCTTCAGAgacaaaacttcaatttctttcatcCCTTCAAAAAACTTCTGAGGAACATTCAAACCATAATCCACTTCTAATAATAGAACTTTGAGCCGTGTACATACCAATCCTTCAGGAAGTTCTGCTAGTTTATTGCCCATTAACGAAATTGTTGTACAACCTTCAAAGCTTTTGTTGCTCATTGACCACTTCTCCAACCCAATGCCAGCCTTTACCATGAATCCATATTCTTCTGATGATGCTATCTGAATAGCAAAGTCACGAACCAAGTCATGCATTTTCACATGCTCTTCAGTTTCAGTGCCCAACAGCATGCAACAATCTTTGAGGTTTTCGATTGCCACATAAACTTGTTTCCTTGCATCTTCAATGGGCTCCTCATCTTGATTTAACCAATAGCCAACTGTATATCTCATCAAGTCCTCAATTGGAATGTCATAATCTTCTGGAAATAAACTGCATAGCAAGAAACATAACTTGGTTTCCTTGTGCTTCAAATTTTCATAGCTCAACTTAAGACAtgtaaaagcattttttttttcatcaaattgttCCATGCGCGGAAATTGAGAGTCTTTGAGCTGTTTAGACGCTACTTCCCACTGAACTGCAGATTTATCTCTTAGAGCCCTTCCCACTGTCACAAGTGCTATAGGCAAGCCTTTGCATTCTCTCGCAACCTCCCTTGCCACTGTGTTCAAGGTAGAGTCCCCATCACGTAAACCTGCATTGATTCTGAATAAATCCCATGCTTCATCTTCATGTAAGACtcttaaaaacactttttgCTGGCACTCCATAGAAGAACATATGCCTTGAAGACGTGTTGTTAGAAGAATTTTACAACCCCTGTGATCATCACCAAATGGGATCCCTATCTCTTTCAAGTCAATATGTTTCCAAACATCATCCAGGATAATAAGCATCTTCTCCACTTGCTTCAGTCTCTGCCATAATCGATCTGCTCTCCCTTCTTTACTCTTTTCTTTAATATCCAGACCTAACTTATCTGCCAGTCGATCCTGGATGTCTGTGACATTTGGATTCTGGGACACCGTAGCCATCAAAACTTCAGGAAAAAGCTGCAACTCTTTGGCTCTCCTGCCTACTTCTTTCACCTGGGTGGTTTTACCCACCCCTCCCATGCCGTACAGTCCGATCATATTGACGTTGTCATCTTTGAGAGCTTTCATGATCTGTTTCAAAGCTTCTTTTGAGGATTCTGAGGGCGTGAATTCCTTTGATGGGAGAAATTCTATGGGCTGAGGAGGAGCTTTGTGGGCCACTATTTTAAACTTTTCGCTAATTTCTCGAAGTTTTCTGAAAGTCTCCGACTTCTTGGCCAGTGCCTTGCTTAACTTGAATTGTCGCATGCAGTTTGGGCACCAAGTAAAGCATTTGCCATTTTTTCCTATTTCATTTTCCAAGGGCTTCGCACCTTCAATTTCGTTGTTTGCATCTTCCAGCCACTTTTTGACACCTTTCTTAATTTCTTCAGCATTCCTTTCAGCAGCTTCGACATCTTTTTGCAGACCATCTAGTGATAAAGCAAGGTTCTCCTTTCGTTCTTtgaattcttcaacaaaattgttGAAACAGAACATGTAACGGAACTGCCTTCCTACTGGTTTCACCATGAGTTCTGCTAGCATAGCTATAATGGATCCACCAGCAGTTTCGAGAGCCATTTTCCGCAGGtctgaaaatcaaagaaataaggATACATAACGTGAGGGTGAGTCACTACAAGTAAAACAGGCGCAAAGAGAATGGGAATAGGAATATCATTACCTTAATTTGGGAAAATATGTGCGAAAGGCACTGGTACTGATTGCTCAATGAAATAGCGggaggaagaaaaggagaaggccTTCAGCTCTGTATGGAATCCAGCTTCAAAAGCAACAAGGCAAGGTATGTGTAACAATAAAATAGTTCccattaaaaatgcattttgatGACATAATTAAGATAATATAGAGACAGtgacaaacaaataataataaaaaatataatgtgtaAAAGTACTCACCtaacaaagaaagaaacgaATGAAAGGTTCAGGATAATCACTTAGACGTCTCCATGGATGATACCAGCTCGCTTCcaacaacaaatataattaacctaaaaaaaagggACGTTGAAGTAGAAGGAGACGTTGAGAGAGGCTGAAACGGAAGAAGACATTGAAAGATCGGAGGAGAGTATGAATATGTGATGTCCTTtgattgggatttttttttaaaatattttaaaaaacaactcctTATTGCATgataaaaggagaaagaaaggaatgggacataaaaggaagaattaaaaaaaccccTAAACTCACGGCATGCATTAAAGGATCGGAGAAAGAAAGGAATGGGACATAGAACTAATGCATTACAGGATCGGAGAAAGAAAGGAATGGGACATACAAGGAAGAATTAAAAACACCCCTAAACTCACGGCATGCATTAAAGGATCGGAGAAAGAAAGGAATGGGACATAGAAGGAAGAATTAAAAACACCCCTAAACTCACGGCATgatgaaagaagaaagaaaggaacgGGACAAAGAAGGAAGAAGGTAAGGTAACGTAGGGGGCCCTTATTGGAGATGAAAATTAGTATGGAAAAGAGGATGATAGAGTGATATGACCATAATTTCCCTCAACTTTCTAGGCAAGAAAAAAGAGCCAAAACGTCAAGAATTTCAGTAGAACAAAATAAGAGATTATTACTTGATAAAAAACAAGTAGAAAACAATCAATGAGAGAAAAAGACTAGTAGCTAGAAAACAATAAACAGAACCCTCTTCCCCTAAACAATAAACAATAACCAAACACAACCACAAGTCCAAATGAAGCAATCTTGACGAATTCCCACCAAACAATTGAACTGCTGCTGTAACTGAGATTTTCAGCTATATGTAATTTTTGTGGTCCAAagtataaataattttcttttctttcattttactAACTTAATTTCGCATGTGGAATATtgagtcttttgttttttcagacaCGGAATTTGAATCctttatatattcttaaaaccAAATTTGAATTATAAGTTCCTAAATAAaggaataataaatattgtttcaTGTACAAATTCtccttcaaaaaacaaataataaagtcTTCTATGCTAATGAAGATTTAATTATAACTTAGCcttgtaatttattaaaattaattatttagtaCTCAAAGTATCATGGATAATTAAACAGTCTATTAACAGTGTCAACCACCCtccatttaatatatttttctctaaaaaatgcCTTCCTTCCTAATGAAGTTTCCCGAACTGcatacttttcttttccttattctatttttcaagaatgaagaaaaacaatattaattggaaaagaactaattaaactatatgtcattttaaaaatataagaattaaacATATAGTTATTGAAACTATGGGATTAATTCATTATTGTTATCAAATTATAAAGACTAAATTATAATTGGTAAAGTGTCTGCGTGGAGGACTGTTTGCAAATACCATTCTACAACTGTGATGCAATTCCTTTTCGGTCAGCCTTCCCACAAAAGCTTTTGCAGAAATGTTGAATTGTGTTGAGGCTCTTGACCATGTTTGTCCCCAATTTCTTCAAGATGAGTCGTTGTTTGCCCCCcccaattgtttttcttttttttttcaattttttttgtgttttgaaagttttgatgaaaatcggatattttaataccagatttgtatttttacgacataaaataTAGACTgatattaagcaaaaaaaaaaagcataaatcaAAAGGTGGGGAGAtcacaaatattgaaaaatatttttttcttttaatttttttgaaatgggctGGACCCGGTCCAAATACATGAGCTGGGCCGCACCCGGCCCAACTATGTGAGACCTGGctgaatgtttttgaaatttaaaatttaaaatggctcttgaatgtttttgaatttttttaagataaaaaaagagagctagctagtgaaaaatcaaaacaaaaaaaaataaaataaaagagattggGCTGGCTGGGCATGAGGTCCAGGTCTAGCCCGCTCTCAGTTTTCTAAATTGGATCCAGCCCGGTTACTAGTTCAAGCCAGAGACCTGGCTGGCCAATATGTTGCTGCACAGTGTGAAGGTAATTATAATTACCTTCGCAATGTGTAATACAGACTCAAACTGAAGAAGGTTACCTGGTGCTGCCTGGAACGACGCCGAAGATGATGGTGTATTGGACGATGCTCTCTCTGTTCCTCTTTTCGTTTGTTTTCCCTCTGGTTGTTCTTTTCCTTGACTCTGTTTTCTCTGTTCGTGCTCTCTGGTCCCTCTCCCTCTTCTTTTCTGTCCCTGTTCCTGTTTTGTTTGCTTCTctctcaacttgtttttttacccCTTGGTTTGCTTCACTCATGTTCAGTATAATTTCCTGCCTTAcccaaatgatattttatttgtttcccTCCCTGCAGCAAAAGGACAAGTATTTAGTTTGTGACGCAAATTATGCCAACCATGATGGAATGAAGGCAGTAAAGAGATATCCAGGATCGACTGGCAGATAAGTTAGGTCTGGATATTAAAGAAAAGAGTAAAGAAGGGAGAGCAGATCGATTATGGCAGAGACTGAAGCAAGTGGAGAAGATGCTTATTATCCTGGATGATGTTTGGAAACATATTGACTTGAATTATGCATATTCACACATGATCAACACCAACGATTGAAGTTTCGTTGAGAGTTCAAGTGATTTCAATGACAAACACCCTCCCTTCAGAgacaaaacttcaatttctttcatcCTTTCAAAGAACCTCTCTGGAACATTCATACCATAATCCACTTCTAATAATAGAACTTTCAGCTGTAGACATACCAATCCTTCAGGAAGTTCTGCTAGTTTAGTGCCCATTAACGAAATTGTTGTACAACCTTCAAAGCTTTTATTGCTCATTGGCCACTCCTTCAACCCAATGCCAGCCTTTACCATGAATCCATATTCTTCTGATGATGCTATCTGAATAGCAAAGTCACGAACCAAGTCATGCATTCTCACATGTTCTTCAGTTTCAGTGcccaacaacaaacaacaagcTTTGAGGTCTTTGATTGCCTCATGAACTTGTTCCCTGGCATCTTCAATGGGCTCCCCATCTCCATGTAACCCGTAGCCAACTGCATATCTCGTCAAGTACTCGACTGGAATGTTGTAATCTTCTGGAAATAAACAGCATAGCAAGAAACATAACTTGGTTTCCGTGGACTTCAAATAATCGTAGCTCAACTTAAGACATgcatatgcatttttttcttcaatttgttcCATGTCCGGAAATTGAGAGTTTTTGAGCTGTTTAGACACTCTTCTCCACTGATTTTCAGATTTATCTCTTAGAGCCCTTCCCATTGTCGCAAGTGCTATAGGCAAGCCGTTGCATTCTCTCGCAACATCCCTTGCCACTGTGTTCAAGGTAGAGCCCCCATCATCTAAACCTGCATTGATTCTGAATAAATCCCATGCTTCTTCTTCAGAAAAGAGACCTAAAAACACAATTTGCTGGCACACCATATAAGAACATATGCCTCG
This genomic interval from Populus alba chromosome 1, ASM523922v2, whole genome shotgun sequence contains the following:
- the LOC118048992 gene encoding disease resistance protein At4g27190, which translates into the protein MALETAGGSIIAMLAELMVKPVGRQFRYMFCFNNFVEEFKERKENLALSLDGLQKDVEAAERNAEEIKKGVKKWLEDANNEIEGAKPLENEIGKNGKCFTWCPNCMRQFKLSKALAKKSETFRKLREISEKFKIVAHKAPPQPIEFLPSKEFTPSESSKEALKQIMKALKDDNVNMIGLYGMGGVGKTTQVKEVGRRAKELQLFPEVLMATVSQNPNVTDIQDRLADKLGLDIKEKSKEGRADRLWQRLKQVEKMLIILDDVWKHIDLKEIGIPFGDDHRGCKILLTTRLQGICSSMECQQKVFLRVLHEDEAWDLFRINAGLRDGDSTLNTVAREVARECKGLPIALVTVGRALRDKSAVQWEVASKQLKDSQFPRMEQFDEKKNAFTCLKLSYENLKHKETKLCFLLCSLFPEDYDIPIEDLMRYTVGYWLNQDEEPIEDARKQVYVAIENLKDCCMLLGTETEEHVKMHDLVRDFAIQIASSEEYGFMVKAGIGLEKWSMSNKSFEGCTTISLMGNKLAELPEGLVCTRLKVLLLEVDYGLNVPQKFFEGMKEIEVLSLKGGRLSLQSLELSTKLQSLVLIWCGCKNLIWLRNMQRLKILGFIHCLSIEELPDEIGELKELRLLDVRGCRRLRRIPVNLIGRLKKLEELLIGGRSFEGWDVDGCDSTGGMNASLKELNSLSRLAVLSLRIPKVECIPRDFVFPSLLKYDIKLWNAKEYDIKLRDQFEAGRYPTSTRLILGGTSLNAKIFEQLFPTVSQIAFESLEGLKNIELLSNQMTQKGFLHKLEFVKVRDCGDVFTLFPAKLRQVLKNLKEVIVDSCKSVEEVFELGEDDEGSSEEKELPLLSSITLLQLLWLPELKCIWKGSTRHVSLQNLNLLDLYSLDKLTFIFTASLAQSLPKLERLDISDCGELKHIIREEDDEREIIPESPGFPKLKNIFIEDCGKLEYVLPVSVSPSLLNLEEMRIFKAHNLKQIFYSVEDCLNRDAIIKFPKLRRLSLSNCSFFGPKNFAAQLPSLQILEIDGHKELGNLFAQLQGLTNLETLRLSFLLVPDIRCIWKGLVLSKLTTLEVVKCKKLTNVFTCSMIVSLVQLEVLKILSCEELEQIIAKDDDENDQILLGDHLRSLCFPKLRQIEIRECNKLKSLFPIAMASGLPNLRILRVTKSSQLLGVFGQEDHASLVNVEKEMVLPNLWELSLEQLSSIFCFSFGWCDYFLFPRLEKLKFYQCPKLTTKFATTPDGSMSAQSEVSEVAEDSSINREWTRNKGWKEDGDSCL
- the LOC118048985 gene encoding probable disease resistance protein At4g27220, with amino-acid sequence MAIIIMCKSLFSCTGGSIIAMLAELMVEPVGRQFRYMFCFNNFAQEFKERKENLVSAKDRLQDVVRAAERNAEEIYKDVKKWLEDANNEIEGAKPLENEIGKNGKCFTWCPNCMRQFKLSKALAKNSETFRKLGESSEKFTKVAAKRPPQRIEFLTSKEFTPSKSSEEALEQSMEALKDDNVNMIGLYGMGKTTLVKEVGRIATESQLFDEVLMATMSQNPNVIDIQNRMADMLGLFSEEEAWDLFRINAGLDDGGSTLNTVARDVARECNGLPIALATMGRALRDKSENQWRRVSKQLKNSQFPDMEQIEEKNAYACLKLSYDYLKSTETKLCFLLCCLFPEDYNIPVEYLTRYAVGYGLHGDGEPIEDAREQVHEAIKDLKACCLLLGTETEEHVRMHDLVRDFAIQIASSEEYGFMVKAGIGLKEWPMSNKSFEGCTTISLMGTKLAELPEGLVCLQLKVLLLEVDYGMNVPERFFERMKEIEVLSLKGGCLSLKSLELSTKLQSLVLIMCEYA